One Erythrobacter aureus DNA segment encodes these proteins:
- a CDS encoding phytase, whose amino-acid sequence MRNELKIFALASLGVAAACATVPKSGDPTVPVFAVAETVPVMTENEDAADDPAIWRNAASPADSLIVATDKKAGLYVYGLDGQEKSFSPHPALNNVDLVDMGDAGVIAFASDRSDRANAKIVLYRIDISTGGLTELGRVASGPGEGYGICGTRRGDTLVIYTAPKNGRIGEWEIALGDTPTAREVRTMQVPSQPEGCVVDHRNGTLYIGEELGGIWRFVPGSTEGDLVAPVDGRKLVADLEGLALVPEGADGGWLYASSQGDNTFMRYALPGVTPAGRFRIAQGRYGSVEETDGIEAMRGDFGPAFPGGLFVAQDGINGGTAQNFKLVPLGDIERALEGQGER is encoded by the coding sequence ATGCGCAACGAACTCAAGATTTTCGCGCTCGCCAGCCTTGGGGTCGCGGCCGCCTGTGCGACGGTTCCAAAATCCGGCGATCCCACGGTGCCGGTCTTCGCGGTGGCGGAGACCGTGCCGGTGATGACCGAAAACGAGGATGCCGCCGACGATCCGGCGATCTGGCGCAACGCGGCTTCGCCTGCCGACAGCCTGATCGTCGCGACCGACAAGAAGGCCGGGCTGTATGTCTATGGGCTGGATGGCCAGGAGAAGAGCTTCAGCCCGCATCCCGCGCTGAACAATGTCGACCTGGTCGATATGGGGGACGCGGGCGTGATCGCCTTTGCCAGCGATCGCAGCGATCGGGCCAATGCCAAAATCGTTCTCTACCGGATCGACATCTCGACCGGCGGTCTGACCGAGCTTGGCCGCGTGGCCTCCGGTCCGGGCGAGGGTTATGGCATTTGCGGCACCCGCCGCGGGGATACGCTGGTGATCTACACCGCGCCCAAGAACGGCCGTATCGGCGAATGGGAAATTGCCCTGGGCGATACCCCCACGGCCAGGGAAGTCCGCACCATGCAGGTGCCTTCGCAGCCAGAAGGCTGTGTGGTCGATCACCGGAACGGCACGCTCTACATCGGCGAGGAACTGGGCGGCATCTGGCGCTTCGTACCCGGCTCGACCGAGGGCGATCTTGTGGCTCCGGTCGATGGGCGCAAGCTGGTTGCCGATCTCGAAGGGCTCGCCCTGGTGCCCGAGGGCGCCGATGGCGGCTGGCTTTATGCGTCGAGCCAGGGGGACAACACCTTCATGCGCTATGCCTTGCCCGGCGTAACACCCGCAGGCCGGTTCCGAATTGCCCAGGGGCGGTACGGCAGCGTGGAGGAAACCGATGGCATCGAGGCCATGCGGGGCGATTTCGGCCCGGCATTTCCGGGCGGGCTATTCGTCGCGCAGGACGGGATCAATGGCGGCACGGCGCAGAACTTCAAGCTGGTCCCGCTGGGCGATATCGAGCGGGCGCTGGAGGGACAGGGCGAGCGGTGA
- a CDS encoding acyl-CoA thioesterase translates to MSTKKKPEELVAGLIRLLTVTRTGEDAFTAPQQPGGVGRVFGGQVIAQALQAAQATAPEGLEAHSLHAYFLRGGKEGVDIDYTTARDFDGRSFANRRVVASQPEEDGTQRPILNLTASFQRPEEGLSHDDVTMPDVAPPEELASDMEMRRAMVERAGDRMTEQQRALVLRPRPIEMRTVDRLHWMNSEPREPKAHSWFRTAAPLPAIEDDPALHRAVIAYASDYTLLGTSALPHGLSWMRGELVGASLDHAIWFHRPARADEWLLYATDAPWSGGGRGFNRGRIFNRNGELVASVAQEGMMRKRIAK, encoded by the coding sequence GTGAGTACGAAAAAGAAACCTGAAGAGCTTGTCGCCGGCCTTATCCGCCTGCTGACCGTGACCCGAACCGGCGAGGACGCCTTCACCGCCCCGCAGCAGCCCGGCGGCGTGGGCCGCGTATTTGGCGGCCAGGTCATCGCGCAGGCGCTGCAGGCCGCGCAGGCCACCGCGCCCGAGGGTCTCGAGGCGCATTCGCTCCACGCCTATTTCCTGCGCGGCGGCAAGGAGGGCGTCGACATCGACTACACCACTGCGCGCGATTTCGACGGGCGCAGCTTCGCCAACCGGCGGGTGGTGGCGAGCCAGCCGGAAGAGGACGGCACGCAGCGCCCGATCCTCAACCTCACCGCCAGCTTCCAGCGCCCCGAGGAAGGGCTGAGCCACGACGATGTGACCATGCCCGACGTCGCCCCGCCAGAAGAGCTGGCGAGCGACATGGAAATGCGCCGCGCCATGGTCGAGCGCGCCGGCGACCGGATGACCGAGCAGCAGCGCGCCCTCGTGCTGCGCCCGCGCCCGATCGAGATGCGCACGGTCGACAGGCTGCATTGGATGAACAGCGAGCCGCGCGAACCCAAGGCGCATAGCTGGTTCCGCACCGCCGCGCCGCTGCCCGCGATCGAGGACGACCCGGCGCTGCACCGCGCGGTGATTGCCTATGCCAGCGACTATACGCTGCTCGGCACAAGCGCGCTGCCGCATGGCCTGAGCTGGATGCGCGGCGAGCTGGTCGGTGCCAGCCTCGACCATGCCATCTGGTTCCACCGCCCGGCCCGCGCCGACGAATGGCTGCTCTACGCCACCGACGCCCCGTGGAGCGGCGGCGGGCGCGGCTTCAACCGTGGCCGCATCTTCAACCGCAATGGCGAACTGGTAGCCAGCGTGGCGCAGGAAGGCATGATGCGCAAACGCATCGCCAAATAG
- a CDS encoding GNAT family N-acetyltransferase, with the protein MTHNEQRVGEAAIFDALAKSGPADRAFLRHRWFAVGNPAPATSFVATDDAGAPCAAFALVERRKGPFVLCEVGGCYWPFRGVPVAPRIAASDLSRALARHKNDLGRVWRLGPVETGDASLENLIRASRMAGWQVLSRPLGKVFELDLAALAADDGWPSTKTRRKNRWRKRRLKEDGGPLRTVFFSGADWTADHRDAMARIEAASWLGKLGDGGDTKFRDPAMRRYWEDLCNDRVLAEMLFGSVMWIGDVPAAFTFGIQAGGVRYYIANNYDERFTQFGPGRVLLYEDFARAAAHGTERISWGLGDAGYKSEMGAKAGPDMVDLLFVRGALLAAALRPWWERPV; encoded by the coding sequence GTGACGCATAACGAGCAGCGTGTTGGCGAAGCGGCGATCTTCGATGCCCTCGCGAAATCGGGTCCGGCCGATCGCGCTTTTCTGCGCCATCGGTGGTTCGCGGTGGGCAACCCTGCGCCGGCAACCAGCTTCGTCGCGACCGATGACGCCGGCGCGCCCTGTGCCGCCTTCGCCCTTGTGGAACGCCGCAAGGGGCCGTTCGTGCTTTGCGAAGTAGGCGGCTGTTACTGGCCGTTTCGCGGAGTCCCCGTCGCCCCCCGCATAGCCGCGTCGGACCTGTCCCGCGCCCTGGCCCGGCACAAGAACGATCTGGGCCGTGTCTGGCGCCTGGGTCCCGTCGAGACAGGCGATGCGTCGCTGGAAAACCTGATACGGGCCTCGCGGATGGCCGGCTGGCAGGTTCTTTCCCGTCCACTCGGAAAAGTCTTCGAACTCGATCTCGCGGCGCTCGCCGCCGACGATGGCTGGCCCTCGACCAAGACACGGCGCAAGAACCGTTGGCGCAAGCGGCGGCTGAAGGAAGACGGAGGCCCCCTGCGGACGGTGTTTTTTAGCGGTGCGGACTGGACCGCCGACCACCGCGACGCGATGGCGAGGATCGAGGCGGCGAGTTGGCTGGGCAAGCTCGGCGATGGCGGCGATACCAAGTTCCGCGATCCGGCGATGCGCCGGTATTGGGAAGACCTGTGCAACGATCGCGTGCTTGCCGAAATGCTCTTTGGCAGCGTGATGTGGATCGGAGATGTTCCGGCAGCCTTCACCTTCGGAATTCAGGCCGGCGGCGTGCGCTATTATATCGCCAACAATTACGACGAACGCTTTACCCAATTCGGCCCCGGCAGGGTCCTGCTTTACGAGGACTTCGCTCGCGCCGCCGCGCACGGGACTGAGCGGATAAGCTGGGGCCTCGGCGATGCCGGGTATAAAAGCGAAATGGGCGCCAAGGCGGGTCCCGATATGGTCGATCTCCTGTTCGTACGCGGGGCGCTTCTCGCCGCAGCCCTGCGTCCGTGGTGGGAGCGTCCTGTGTGA
- a CDS encoding cupin-like domain-containing protein, translating to MTAHDPVLSRKASAAFPEESREAFSRAYPETPHVLHHNLQDDERLTLDALAELGAALPQSSIEYNRGDLPIGIDGKPGGNGMTIGDTIRHIATSESWAVLKNIEQAPAYRALLMDLLEELRPAIETKTGEMLTPQGFIFISSPHAVTPYHFDPEHNILLQLRGSKVMTQFPAGDTRYAPDEVHESYHLGGPRELPWTEDMMAAGTPYSIGPGEAVFVPVMAPHFVRNGPESSISLSITWRSEWSYAEAGARCFNGLVRKLGIEPKAPGRWPTSNQTKSLAFRVWRRAFGR from the coding sequence ATGACTGCGCACGACCCGGTGCTCTCACGCAAGGCAAGTGCGGCTTTTCCGGAAGAATCGCGCGAGGCCTTCAGCCGCGCCTATCCCGAAACCCCCCATGTCCTGCACCACAATTTGCAAGACGATGAGCGGTTAACCCTCGACGCCCTGGCCGAACTCGGCGCCGCACTGCCGCAGAGCTCGATCGAATACAATCGCGGCGACCTGCCGATCGGTATCGATGGCAAGCCCGGTGGAAACGGCATGACGATCGGCGATACGATCCGCCACATCGCCACCAGCGAAAGCTGGGCGGTGCTGAAGAATATCGAACAGGCCCCCGCATACAGGGCGCTTTTGATGGATCTGCTCGAAGAGCTGCGTCCCGCGATCGAGACCAAGACCGGCGAGATGCTAACACCGCAGGGCTTCATCTTCATCTCGAGCCCGCATGCCGTCACTCCCTATCATTTCGATCCCGAACACAACATCCTGCTCCAGCTCAGGGGCAGCAAGGTGATGACGCAGTTTCCGGCGGGCGATACACGCTACGCCCCCGACGAGGTTCATGAGAGCTATCATCTCGGTGGGCCACGCGAATTGCCCTGGACCGAGGATATGATGGCTGCGGGCACTCCCTATTCGATTGGCCCCGGCGAAGCGGTGTTCGTGCCGGTGATGGCGCCGCATTTCGTGCGCAACGGGCCGGAAAGCTCAATCTCGCTGTCGATCACCTGGCGCAGCGAATGGAGCTATGCCGAAGCAGGGGCACGGTGCTTCAATGGGCTCGTGCGCAAACTGGGCATCGAACCCAAGGCGCCGGGGCGTTGGCCGACGAGCAACCAAACTAAATCGCTGGCGTTTCGGGTCTGGCGCAGGGCATTCGGAAGGTAG
- a CDS encoding GNAT family N-acetyltransferase, whose product MTRIADLIDARWHGLSVDRRACPALPDGFSVRPWREVIDTIPEAAWHELACTAPTPNPFCERWFLKPSLEQFDPQGPVCLATLAVGGKLAGIMPIRYGTNYHGRFVPHLANWLHANSFCGEPLVAEGYSHVFWEYLLDWCDRNHRASLFLHLANLPTDGTAFRTLRELAARSGRCFRPVKTVHRAALCKGLSPQEHMNAAMEKKRRKELSRKRRRLEEAGELVFSRQTDTDALEDWIESFLALERAGWKGARGSSLSSAPETAALFREGLDGAARYGRLERLAFHLDGKPIAMLCTFVTPPISFGFKTAFDENHAKLSPGLLLQVENLAMLERGDIDVSDSCAAPGHPMIEQIWSDRREIAMVTVGIGGKLRRSIGAVLSAIELRREEKRQ is encoded by the coding sequence GTGACGCGCATCGCAGACCTCATCGACGCCCGATGGCATGGCTTGTCCGTGGACCGCAGGGCCTGTCCGGCTTTGCCGGATGGATTTTCCGTGCGGCCTTGGCGGGAGGTCATCGACACGATACCCGAGGCTGCATGGCACGAACTGGCGTGCACAGCGCCGACCCCCAACCCTTTCTGCGAGCGCTGGTTTTTGAAACCATCGCTCGAACAGTTCGATCCGCAGGGGCCCGTATGCCTGGCCACTCTGGCCGTCGGTGGCAAGCTGGCCGGTATCATGCCAATCCGGTACGGCACCAACTATCACGGCCGGTTCGTCCCCCATCTTGCCAATTGGCTGCACGCCAACAGTTTTTGCGGCGAACCACTGGTGGCCGAAGGGTATTCGCACGTTTTCTGGGAGTATTTGCTCGACTGGTGCGACCGGAACCATCGCGCGAGCCTGTTCCTTCATCTTGCCAATCTGCCGACCGATGGCACCGCTTTTAGAACGCTTCGTGAACTGGCCGCCCGTTCGGGTCGTTGCTTCAGACCGGTGAAGACAGTCCACCGCGCTGCACTGTGCAAGGGGTTGTCGCCGCAAGAGCATATGAATGCTGCCATGGAAAAGAAGCGGCGCAAGGAACTGAGCCGTAAGCGTCGGCGGCTGGAGGAAGCGGGCGAGCTCGTCTTTTCCCGACAAACGGACACCGATGCGCTCGAGGACTGGATCGAATCGTTCCTCGCGCTCGAACGCGCCGGCTGGAAGGGCGCGCGGGGATCATCGCTTTCGAGCGCGCCCGAAACCGCAGCCCTGTTTCGCGAGGGTCTGGACGGAGCGGCCCGTTACGGCCGCCTGGAACGATTGGCGTTTCATCTCGATGGCAAGCCCATAGCCATGCTGTGTACCTTCGTGACGCCGCCGATCAGTTTCGGTTTCAAGACGGCCTTCGACGAAAATCATGCGAAACTGTCTCCCGGCCTGCTCCTGCAGGTCGAAAATCTCGCTATGCTCGAACGCGGCGATATCGACGTTTCGGATAGCTGCGCCGCGCCCGGTCATCCCATGATCGAACAAATCTGGTCCGACCGTCGCGAAATCGCGATGGTGACCGTGGGAATTGGGGGAAAACTGCGTCGTTCGATCGGAGCCGTCTTGTCGGCCATCGAACTGCGCCGAGAGGAGAAACGACAATGA